The following is a genomic window from Desulfofarcimen acetoxidans DSM 771.
CCTTTTTCCCCGCCACCACGGCCACCTGCATTACTGCGGTTTCAGCAATGTTCCGGCGGGTTTTCTCCATCTTATAGACACCAAAAACCAGAGTATTATCATTCCTTACCTCTTTAACTTTACCCACCACGATCAAGTGGGGTTGCCCATCCTCGGACAAAGTGGCAATGGG
Proteins encoded in this region:
- a CDS encoding pyridoxamine 5'-phosphate oxidase family protein produces the protein MGCNCCGCNTLLTPEIKEVIAQSAFVPIATLSEDGQPHLIVVGKVKEVRNDNTLVFGVYKMEKTRRNIAETAVMQVAVVAGKKGYRLSGKAWTEGEEVFLTVEKADALL